In the genome of Malania oleifera isolate guangnan ecotype guangnan chromosome 5, ASM2987363v1, whole genome shotgun sequence, the window caaagtgtaagttaggggttgtgatgagtccctaaaatatatgatttcaaaccctcatttacctatgcttatcctcattttattatatatttacccagagttattattgttcaaagttatgcaaggtttgttcgtcttttcaggaaaaataggacAAAACCATGAAGTTAAGCATTACAAGAAGCGAAGGAGAATTtgaggattcaaagctcgaattcaAACGTTTAGCCAAGCTCCAAGAGCTTCAAAgcataaatggacaagaagatgatgctcaaTTATGTGGCGCGATTAGCAAGccacaggggcgacttagtcttccactacaaactccaaggttcagaccaAGATCAAAATattgcaaggttcgaccaagtgctcgaccaagtgacccaTTGGGGCAACCATGTCAAAATTCTAAGACAGAATTGAAATTCAGAAGTACCGAGAGTCTCgatgaagtgttcgaccaagagaccttcaggggcgactatgtcgagatactgagatttcctaaagatcaagatactgcaagtctcgaccatcaagaccctgaggcTCAACGAAGTCAAAGGCATTGGAGATTCAAATCCCTGACTTCCTGCAAGTCTCAACTAGGGCGCGCACAAGAATGACGAAGGAGTGACTTGGTCGATAGCGACGATCTTCTGCGCAAGATCACTGTGAACTTTCCTAAATTGTAAAATAAACTTTGTAAACcttagagcctataagtatttgctACGAACACgagctctaggttcctctttggcctctcttaggttagtgacagacctaagatgtcattaagagccaagttagattaggagtagcatagttttcaattcctgTTTCGGTGTGTGCATTAAGTGTTCATCGACCTGTGACAACAGTTGGCATTCGTGTGCTATCCTTGTATATTACTTGATCACTCCTTTTGTAATTCCTGGTGTCAGTAACAAAAGTTCTGAATAATAAAGGGATGATTTTTTTGCTCTTGCTtccatttacatgctttcttttacttttacatgctttcatttactgctttccatttacctGTTGTGTGTTTGATCAaggattgcagataaggataagcacttctGTGTATCAGTTAGAGGGAAATAGTCAGCTACGGAACCATGGAGGTGTTCGTTCatcattgagacagggtatactctaaTTCCCAACCATGCtccggacggttggtgcacccttgctaccctgtgccctcaaTCGCCCTTCTCCCACTTTGGCCTgctcgggttagtacttctatggaagtttgGATGAACGTAGATAGAGGCATGGCATCCAGCGTCTGATTTTGACCACagtatcgctttgtaggagtagggtaactcatAAATTTgcttgctttccagtagttagaaGCAACCATCATTGCAAAATatcaccttttacttctttttcataacaaggtcATAATAAACTAACTTGGAAGTGGTTTACTAAGGCGCTTCAAGTCCccatggatcgatacccgacttacccactttctattgaacttgggatagttaggtttataaatattatttttggtagttaggACCCCaaaccttggcgagcctaccaagtTTCTTCGTCGTTCATCGCCCGAATCAACactcagaagttaccacgaggatcaagggGAAATTCTATGCAAATCTAGCAGAGTAAATTCTTAAACGGGGTCTTTCCAGGCACCACCCCAATACCAGGGTAAGTAGATACTATGGAGTTTTATTGTTGTTTTGAAGTATAGGGGGGCCTTGGGAGCTTTTAATGAAAAGTATTCTATGGGTTGggatgattaatttggggaacatgtatttcagggttttgaattttgaatttcataggGCGTGGATTAAGGGTGTTAGAAGGCTTTCttgtaagccaagtaaggggattaagttgaGTGAGaagttttattaaagttgaatcaaataaaatgctatatatgtatagttatgttttcagctattatttcgaaaaccaacttTTCAAATGGTCTTTTCAAACCTTGGatatatattatggtattttcagtaaaaatgaATAGTGGAAAGTAAAGTTTGATGTTATGAATAGGATATACTGTATacgaaaaattgtgtggcagatggataatattttgggatTGTTGTGAGGTTATgaaaatgtttgtgaaatactaaaatgattgtgaaatactggaactgtatgtgaAAATGCAGGAAATTTTATATGATGGCTACGAGAGCCGGGATTATGTTTAGAGGCTGTGGGCTGAGTTTTACATAATGGCCGCAAGGGACTAGTTTTATAAGATGGCCGCGAGGGCCAAGTTTTATATCatgtcaggttttatatgaaatgagttgaaatacaatttttattacttaaattgtatgATATACTTTacgaaccctgaggaccagttatgttatgGGCACGGTGTCATTGCTAGGGATTTAGTATTTGACCATGTGTGTCCACACTGTTCGAGAGGAAGTGCATGGTGGTCTCAGCCAATTAGCCttagtagagggtgtaccttacCTGGAAGACCGTACTTTCAGGATGTAGCAGGGCAATCGAATTCCCGCAAGaaagttgtggatgcctgcataGTCATAGTAGATGCAGACGTATGTTTTGACTTAGTCTGGGTTGATATCCCCCAaggctaagtccagcctttgggccacacaactcgtgtcatgggagaagtaaatggcgttagtcccagggagtgtcttttatgcatatctgtacatttatgtaaatgatatgatttatttaCTGAACCGTCTATACCATGGAAATGAGATGAGTATTTTCAACAAtttaaagtgagtacaatgtataaatgttgttggccttataaggcttaacatcctattttgatgctaacaaacaagtggaacttaacatatttggttaagtgatgacatttcaagacTCAACCTTAAGAAAggaaggtcaagtgttcacaaggatctttgaaagcttatatttcaaagaaggatgatcatatgaaacttaaatggcatgaattcaaagactaaagcttgaagatcatgagagcatggatattaaagagaactcgatgaaaatctcaaagtatcttaaagcttgaagacaagtagcagatcaaaacatgaagacttaaagtgtttaagaatgacaaatggcTTAGAAGTCTTAAGTGAGTGctttaatatataaatatcttttgaaatattgttgaagctctttaagggaaatacatggacttagagacctattttaaaacctgggaaaatgttttatgaaagatcaaagcaagagagaaaaactaaatttgaaaaccaaaaatgaaaaaccagaaagaGGACTGGTTAGTCGACTGACTAGAAATACACTAGGTTTACTCAGCCGACTGATAGAAAATTAACAGTGAAGTtaactggtcagccgactgacacaaCGAATTGAAATCACTCAGCCGACTGATAGTGCCAAGTCAACTAACCCATTTTGAACTGTGTCGAACCAGCCGATTGACAATTATTCAGGATTAATTTCTGGTAGATAGAAGGGTGTCAGCcacctgtccagccaactgaccctgtgGAAATATACTACTCAATTGCCTATCCAACCGACTAACTCCATGGGACTTCAAATTTTTCAACTTAGcgggaaatttctaaaaattggtttttgaaatataaacgttataaaaacgTGGAGGACACTCCAACTAACatgggaaacaaggaaaccaaTTCTAAAAAAGCCTACCTTAATCTCAAGAAATTATAACGGAGGCAATTACATAGCACACTTGCATTCAATCTCTTAATCTCCCTCAAAGTTCCATATTGCTCACATTTTTGCTAGAGGGAAATCATCTAAATTGCTTCTAAAACATCAACTAAGGTTCttatactgagttttctcaatcacaaggAATCCTTGgcgaattctacacttgagcttcaattctatttcttattggtatttaaattgttgaagtacctagagctgcatttgtactaatctactttgtttTGAGAGTGCTTTTGTATGCAGTGATTACTTCATATCTTTtttagttcttggacgattcgaggTGTTCGAATCGTTGGCTAAACGAGGGGATATCTCTTAAAGAGGTGGgatctagcctaattgaaggagtgatcgaacgagggtatattgtttggagaggtgagctctagcctaatcaaaggagtgtgtaaacggtgttgttccgctcaGCAAAGGAGCTGGTTCTAGTGAATtatttggtggtttgccaaaggcgaggacgtaggctgggtataagccgaacctcgtaaaaatcccggtctcattctatctttcccttactctctttacttacaGCATATACGAACTGCGTGGatattttaaattccttaatcataaacactacgtggatttgatattaagtaaacttaagcttaatttgtttttgggattgttaaaatcgaaagggagtacgttggttgatccattctttgtagaaaccgtaagggagtacgttgattggtgaaacactcaaagactctttaaactgaaagtttatttaacgtctaagcttttggaaagagtattggattttatattacacctcattttaagaaagcaaattcattaactatagggctgcaaacaaacacaagctgaatcttctatcttagtttgaatattatggatgattggaaaattgattggttgattgattggttaagtactttgttggttgtggattgaattttgtttttaagtatttattatttgaataaatcaataagaagtaaataatttattaaaagaagaaaaagaagttaaggattcttaaaaagaattaaaagaaaatttttaaatccaattcatcccccccccccctccctcttgggactatacttTAGTTTTCAAATGCTATTTTTCAGTTAAATGAAGGATGGATGTTTTCTATAAACACTTagtgcatgctgaccacacactgatgataacttaatcttccttattaagaagtgtctcacccccaatatataaattatcttttcaggaccatctcaagGTTGAGGTTAGCGAACTCCAGGGTGGGTTGATAATCGGTTAGATTTTTGTGAGTGTCAGTAAGAACTCTCTTGTAATTAGGTTGGGTTTGAAGCCTTGAGTATGTAATATGGGTGTATATATTGAGTTAGTTCtggtattgtactatggtttgtattaTGAATTTCAAAGAGATGTTGATGTAAATTAGTAgcatagaactctagtaatgcaTTATGGAGACTACGATATTTATTTCCGCTGCAATTCTATAATAGTTATGGTATCAAGTATACAGACGTCATTAAAGTGGcaccccgggcccacgtggcaggtcgaGGCGCAACAAAAGCGATGAGATTCTATATATCCAAGTTTCCCTAGTTAAAATTGAGAGAGTAGGTCAAACCATGCTCACAAAATACCCAACAAAAGTtttagtagaaaaagaaaatataaattgaTGTCAATCAAAAGGGGGGATCAATCAAATATAATTATAGGATACATAGATCAATCCTTTCATCATGCTAATTTTAGTAATACTAATGATGAGTAGAATCAACGTTCTAGTTAGTGTTGACTACATGGGTCAGATGGACTTGTTGAGGAAGAAGATGGTACTTGATTCCAAGGCTCTCAAAGATTTTCTTCAACTCCAAGAGAAGATCTGAGACACGATTGTTTCTTTCACCATAATTTTGATGGTTGATGGTGTGTTGAACACAAAGACACATCTTCATCTTGTCCACATTTTCAATCTCTGTCACTATCACAGAGTGTTCTGGATTCCAGTGCTTTGGTTTCCTTTTTATATATCTGCACTCATAAAAAGAGACTACATATTAATTAGTTATAAGAATGAGTTGTATATAGAAAAAAGGGCATGCGAATTGCGAGCATAGATGTTAACGTAAATTTATGTTTACATACATTTTTATGGCTTCCTTGAGAGCAACTATAGTTTCAAAAGATGTGGAGACATCGATTGTGAAGTCAATACCATCACCCATTTCTGGGCTTCGATAGAAATTACTAATCGGTTTGGTGAGTAAAACTGAATTTGGGTAATATATCTTCCCCATATCATCTCTAAGGAACACTGTAGTTAAAATATTCATCTCTTCCACAACCATCTGCATATATATGCacaaaaattataactgttatACACACAAAACACAGACACACGTGGGGGGTAGGGGTAAGGGAGAGACACAAACACAATAAAGGTAAATCACAATACAAGTCTCTGAAGATTTGCTAAATTGCATTTCCCCCTAAATTTTTAATAGTGTAACAATTTGATTCTTGAAGTTTCATATTAAAGATAGTTTAAGCCCTTGTTCAAGGTTCTCATCAATGTCAAAGTTGAAACGTTAAAATCAAATTGTTACAATTAAAATTTCTTGAAATAAAgtgcagtttaaaaaaaaaaaaaaactttagcaAGTTGTGTAGTTATTTACTTAAGACATAACAAAATGTGATATTTGATCTTAATGCTTTAATTAACCTCACCTGAACCCCATCAACAACACAACGATCTCCAATGTCAAATGGATGCATGACAAAGACGAAGATGATGGACTCAAATATGGTTTTACATATGTTCTGGAACATGAAGCCTAAGAGAACTAGCTGCGTTGTCACAAAAACAATAATCTTTGTTGATGCCAAACCTATCACCATAAGAGACTCCACGATTATGATCATTGCGACAATTGCACTCGCTAGCTTATGAAGTTGTTGCACTGCTGTCTTAGTATCGTTTAAGGAATGTGCCAAGGACTTTCGTTCAAAATAAGCTCGTACCTACATGCATGGTAAGGTTATCACACATTACAAAATAATAAGATAAGCCCATTTTTATGTTCTAGTAAATATGTAATATGCGTTGTACGTTTGTAAGTGTATAATCTtgaataatattcaaataaattataatatagtttagaaatattttaaatcAATTGATAATATATTATCATAATTGAGTCTATAAATTAAGGtacaaatattcaaatttatttataAGAATTTATATTTTCTTTGCAATTATAAAATATGGGCAAGGGATACTCTTATGACACAGCACATACATAAAAATGCAATAAATCTCAAGATATAAGGAATGACATGGAAAGAACATGTAACTtacaattatatttaaatatataaatactaAATTCTAACATTTACATGGCAACAACAAAGAAAATAATACAAATACTACTTCTTCATTCTTCTCAATTTTTTGTGAACATTCTCAATACATAGCTTATTCCACTAAAAATGCCCACATCAGTCaagtcatatttatttatttatttgtttaaaaaaaaaaatcaatgtttTTGTGTTTCTCTTTTTGTAATTATCAtgtttatagaaaaaaaaaaaacatataaagtCAAATTAGTATGCACCATgttatacattttaaaatatgtttgaaacTAGAAGAAAGTCACTAATTAATCACTaaataaacgaaaaaaaaaaaagatattaatGAAGACACATCTTTGATCTCTTTATAGTTTTAATTTATAAACATTATGACAATGTATATCAATTAATCTAAGAAAATTAAATTACATTATGAATTGAATAAaagtattatttaaattattcaaGGTTTGGGAATAGAGAGATATATACCACCCAATTTTTGAAAGAAGACCTTGAAATTCTTCCGGTCTTGAGGGCTCCTTCAAAGAATGGGAATATTGTATGAATCTCGACCCTTTTTAAGAATCTCGATAAGTCCTCCTCTTCAATGTACCTAATCAAGAAAAACACacaacaaaagaaaagaagatggTGAAAATGAAGATATACATAGTAACATTAATATTATTAGAAATAATTATTCAACTTTGAATAAATGCATATCCCAAGCTTTAACTGTTTTAATACTTTTTAGGGTTTCGTGGGCTTTGAGTTACACAATGGGATTACACGATTCTTATTTTATATATCTTTCTTTTTCTCATGCATTAAGgttacaatttaaagttcttaacaTAATGTATTTTTCTCATTGCTTGTTAGGTGATGCATTTTGTTTAGTacttaataattaaataaaatttaataagtTAGTATTTGAACTTAAAAGAAAAGGCCAATTTGAAGTGAAATAAATTACTGGCATACATACGTATCATGTATAGAAGTACAAATAGTGTAAAGGAAAGTTTAGAAAGTTAgttaagaaattaaataaaattacatttaaaaaGTTTATTTTGAATAGATTAAGGATtgaatttgttttttaaaaaaaataatccatACGTCCTAACTAAAGTTATATCCCAAAATAAAATTGGTAAATTCATCCAACATCTTCTAAAATATTTAacttatttaatattatatatatatatatgatgttatGTAAATAATACTTTGCGTAATTTAAATTAGAGTATATCCATTATATCATGTCCTATATTTTTAAGATTTATTAATTATATgttatgggggggggggggtggggggaggaGATTTCCTTTCAGCACAATATGGGCTATGGATGGAGGCTAATTCGGGTCGGGTCAGGTCAGGTCAGGTCAGTGTCAGTATCCAAGTAAAAGTCGCATCGGGATGGAGATGGGAGAGGTGCGACATATGCATGTGGTTCCACTACCAGCTAAGTTGCTATTAATAAGTGTTTCGTTTCTCTTGTTGGATTTTTCGCTTAATTATTGAACCTTTTGTCtgtggattaaaaaaaaaaatctgtatatatatatatatatatatttatatatgtatatatatatatgatgttatttaaaaaattagctataatttaataattaatttaaggTATATTTTtatctgattttttattttatttttttacaatgaAGAGAGAATAGTTCGATTCAATAATTATTCTTATGAGAGAGAGGAGATAATTGATGGCACATGACATGTCGTgtaatttttaaaacatatagGATTGAATCAAGGGTTCACTTTAAACTgtcttaaattttcaaatttttctttgttttaacCAATATAAGCTTCAAACATGACACATGATTCTTTAACAACTTATGTCATATGAATTTTCAAGGGAGGGGAAAAGGCTTACTTTGCTCCAGGTTTGGCAACATTCTTGAAGATCTTGTGTGCACAATTCTTAGCCCCCCACTCGCTAGATATCTCAGACTCTGCCTTCCCAATATCATCCATAGTTTTTGAAATCTTCGACAACCCAAATGACTTCACGTAGCTCATCAGCCTCTTCATGCTCCATGCTGATGTCGTACTCTCCATGGACAGTCGCCTTAGTTTCTCTATGTCGATCCTTCTCGATCTGTACTTCTTCGACTTGTATGCATTCCTCGCCTCCTTCCACCTCCCTAGCAATGACTTTGACCCCACCAAGGTCTGACAACGATGCTCCTCCTCTGCCAACACTGTTGCCTCATCCATAGGCGATCCAAATAGTGTGTCAAGAATGTAGTGGTGGAACACGCTCTCCTTCATGCGATCAAAATAGGTTGCCACATAGAATGATGAGGCCAAGACCTTAACTAAGATAATCTTGACAAGCCATATGATGGCGCCAATCAAGAATGCCACTAGGGCTTGGAAGACCTTCCTGAGTAACTTGTTCTTCTTGTGCAACCTTGCATTAAACATGAAGGCCCACGCGAACAAAACTAGTCCTAGCCACATGCAGTTTTGGAAGCTCCTCCGCAATCCATGGACAAAGTATAAGACATTCTCACGAAGCATGAAGTTTCGCTCGATGATGAAAACGAAAAATTCCACAACCCAACCAGAGACTATGTGCCCGCAGAAAATGACAAGAACCATAAGACACCATTTCCAAATCTCTATACCCCATTTAAGCTGCTGCTTAAGAGATGTTATAGTAAGAGAGCACAGCAAGAAGGAAGTTATAAGCACAAACATTACCCATTCTATTATAACCCTCCAATAGAATTTTCTCCTCTTTTGGTACTTTTTCCAAGCTGTCTCACCTTCTTCTTCGAGCCCTTCATCCCACTCATCATCGGTGTTGTAGTCATCATCCGTGGAGTGGTTGTCACCAAACACGAGGGGGTCCAATTCTTCGGTCAATTCCCTGATCGATGATTTGTGAGGGATCGAATAGTTTACTTCAGCAAGTCGAGCCTTCGGTTTTGAGAAGCTCATACGGCGAAGTGTTTGCTTTCTCACCGCCGACTGCAACTTCCCATCTCTGGTGCTCATCGCGTCCACCTTGGTCTCTTCTTTCCTCAAGCGCAGATCTGCTAACTCATTTCGTTGGTCCATGAACAAAACCACTTGGTCTGGAGTTGCTTTCTCAATTGCATCGTTTTGCTCCTCTCTCATATTCTGCACCACTTCTTGTCACCCTTTCCAAAATATAATGTTGTTGGAATGCCTCGCACGAGTTTTATATAAGGTAGTGAGaggattttatttttccttttggcTAGGACCACCTTTAGCCGAGTAAAATGAGTGGTCACGAACCCCCAAGTCAAACTCAATTAAGGGGCCGCACGTTGAGGCTCTCCCTGTTAGGAATGAAGGAACTcatgggtgggtttgatacatatgagtgaacaccaatttgatccaaaagtttaagtctattgggtattgagtccaaccatgtatataagcacatatcatccactctaattttctaatgtgggatagactcacaagtggaattctcaacactcCCCCTCGACAGAGTCAGCATCTTCATGTCTCGTTCGTATGGATTAGCATGGCAGGTATAAGCTCCAAGAGAGAGATTTGGTGAAGACTCcatcaaattttaatattattatttctaatTACTCTAGACCATTTTCCATGACGTTGCAAGAGAATcaaattgaataattttttaACCAAACTAAATCGATTGAATTTACTCAATTAATTCGATTTTAACTGAATTATATTGAAttatacccccccccccccccaaaaaggTCTAGtgtaaaaactaaaaaatgagACCGCAGAGAAAGACGACCCTGTGTGACATCAACAATACGCCAACGCGGCTTTAACTTTTTGTTAGAAAGGTGAAGGTCAATCGACCTTCATGTCTCATTCGTATAAATAAGATGAAAATTCTAAGTTTTCTTCTTTAATTGTcatcatttgatttttctttatttttctcatattTATATTTGGAAATAATTGACATTATTTTGCAGGATTTATTTATATTTGCTTTTGtttggttttgattatatatagatatatttagATTATTTTAGTTGAATAATAGtattagatttttttaaaaatattgattttaaTGTCTGGGATGAATTTGATagattatttataaatttcatgTGTCGGCTTGAAACAATGATATTTTTGaggtttttatttattaaaaaaaaaaatgaagagacaacaacaacacaacaaaaaaacaacaaaaaaggtAGTGGGAGAGTATGTTGCGTATACGGGCCATCAACAAAATGCCGGGCAGATGCCCAACTGGCGGTCCCACTGCTTTGTCCTTTGCTGGTTTCACATACATTAAGTGGCCAGCTGTACGAAGCACGATGAATCACCTAAAAATACGAGGCCAGCAGTAAGGCTGCTGCTTGATCACTTTGAAAACAGACAATTCTCCACTTGATTGCCACGGTGCCATTCCCAAATTATAAAATGCTTATAAAAGAATACATCAACCTTTGGTTCAGTGGATGGTTTCACGTTGCGGTATGTTGAGTGGAGGGGACG includes:
- the LOC131155521 gene encoding mechanosensitive ion channel protein 10-like isoform X1; amino-acid sequence: MREEQNDAIEKATPDQVVLFMDQRNELADLRLRKEETKVDAMSTRDGKLQSAVRKQTLRRMSFSKPKARLAEVNYSIPHKSSIRELTEELDPLVFGDNHSTDDDYNTDDEWDEGLEEEGETAWKKYQKRRKFYWRVIIEWVMFVLITSFLLCSLTITSLKQQLKWGIEIWKWCLMVLVIFCGHIVSGWVVEFFVFIIERNFMLRENVLYFVHGLRRSFQNCMWLGLVLFAWAFMFNARLHKKNKLLRKVFQALVAFLIGAIIWLVKIILVKVLASSFYVATYFDRMKESVFHHYILDTLFGSPMDEATVLAEEEHRCQTLVGSKSLLGRWKEARNAYKSKKYRSRRIDIEKLRRLSMESTTSAWSMKRLMSYVKSFGLSKISKTMDDIGKAESEISSEWGAKNCAHKIFKNVAKPGAKYIEEEDLSRFLKRVEIHTIFPFFEGALKTGRISRSSFKNWVVRAYFERKSLAHSLNDTKTAVQQLHKLASAIVAMIIIVESLMVIGLASTKIIVFVTTQLVLLGFMFQNICKTIFESIIFVFVMHPFDIGDRCVVDGVQMVVEEMNILTTVFLRDDMGKIYYPNSVLLTKPISNFYRSPEMGDGIDFTIDVSTSFETIVALKEAIKIYIKRKPKHWNPEHSVIVTEIENVDKMKMCLCVQHTINHQNYGERNNRVSDLLLELKKIFESLGIKYHLLPQQVHLTHVVNTN
- the LOC131155521 gene encoding mechanosensitive ion channel protein 10-like isoform X2; its protein translation is MREEQNDAIEKATPDQVVLFMDQRNELADLRLRKEETKVDAMSTRDGKLQSAVRKQTLRRMSFSKPKARLAEVNYSIPHKSSIRELTEELDPLVFGDNHSTDDDYNTDDEWDEGLEEEGETAWKKYQKRRKFYWRVIIEWVMFVLITSFLLCSLTITSLKQQLKWGIEIWKWCLMVLVIFCGHIVSGWVVEFFVFIIERNFMLRENVLYFVHGLRRSFQNCMWLGLVLFAWAFMFNARLHKKNKLLRKVFQALVAFLIGAIIWLVKIILVKVLASSFYVATYFDRMKESVFHHYILDTLFGSPMDEATVLAEEEHRCQTLVGSKSLLGRWKEARNAYKSKKYRSRRIDIEKLRRLSMESTTSAWSMKRLMSYVKSFGLSKISKTMDDIGKAESEISSEWGAKNCAHKIFKNVAKPGAKYIEEEDLSRFLKRVEIHTIFPFFEGALKTGRISRSSFKNWVMVVEEMNILTTVFLRDDMGKIYYPNSVLLTKPISNFYRSPEMGDGIDFTIDVSTSFETIVALKEAIKIYIKRKPKHWNPEHSVIVTEIENVDKMKMCLCVQHTINHQNYGERNNRVSDLLLELKKIFESLGIKYHLLPQQVHLTHVVNTN